gaactggtctagttctttttttgaaccgttatagtcttggcgtttacaacatcccctggcaaggagttccacaggttgactctgcattgtgggAAGTACCTCTTAGCTGACATGACGAGACCAGAGTGGACAAGCCGGGGGAGGGTTTGCAGATAGCATTCTGCGGAGAGCCCCAAGCAAGGAATAACTCTCTATTTTCGGCAGGACCTGCAAATCCCCAGGTAATGGTCTGTCTGCAGCCAGATTTACACGAGGTCCCCAAGACGTTCTGTCCGTTGAAAGAAACAGGAATTTGTGTCCCCAGCACCATGGAGGTGGCCCAGATTCGGTACTCACTGCGCTGCTGCTCAGCAGAAATGGCAGCCTGCCAGGAATGGGCTCCCCGCAGAATGGGAACTGCCCTAGCAATTTCAGCCTGACTTGCAGCGCTGGTCCCCATCGCTGGGCCGTCCCCGGGGGGGAGTCTGGAAGGCAGATGGCCGCTTCTGCACCTTCGGGGGGCGCACAGCCAGGACACACACAACGCTGGGCAGTTTCTccctggagcagggtgggcacTAGGAACATGGGTCACCTCGCTGCAGCCCGGCCTGGAGGGATTATATCCGCCCTGAACTCTGCACAGACTTCACTGTCTCTCCCCGCCGCCCCGCGGGgaaccctccccacacccccctctgCTGCGATGGGGGGCAGCCCTGAGCAGCTCTGGAGCTGCGGAGCATTTCCAAAATCCTGGCGCAGTTATAATGTGAAGGGACCCGGGTACAGGGCACCCCTTCGATGCTGTGGTGAAACAAGCAGGGCGGGCGTCCCGCCCAGTGCAGCCAGCGCACTGGGAAATGCCCCACAGGACCGTCTCTATGGGGAAAACCAGTCACACTGGGAACAGCAGCTAGAGGAGCCTCACGCTCAGCTGTGGGAACTTCTACAGCCCGGGCTATGCCGGGGGCCAACCAGACAATCCATCCATTTATCTGGCtaccatcaccatggtatctgggcgTCTCACAAGCATGACTGTATTTATCCCCACCCCACGCCCCGTGGGCAGGACAGGCTGGTATCCCCATTGTATGGCTGGGGCAGCGAGGCCCTGAGCGGCTAAGAGacatgcccaaggccacacagaaatctgtagcagagcagggacatgaacccaAGGCTTCGGCTAGTGCCCTGACCTCTCTCAGAAACTGCCCAATGGTCCTTCTTAGGGGGCTGCAGGAGACCCAGCATGAGATTCTCTGCCCTGGGTGAAGCAGGAGGCCAGACCGGATGGTCAGAACAATCTCTTCTGGCCTTCGCTGCTATGACTCTCTAAGACCACCACCGCCTACGGGTGGGTTAGGTAACTATGGGGGGCTCAGGACGCCGACTGGCGGGCCGGGGAACTGCCATTTGAGGAGGGGGATGTAGCTCTCagggcagccaggcccagggcgAGTCTGATGCCTTACAATGAGGACACACGGCAGTATATTGATGACCAGTGAAATTCCCCCGGGGAGAGGGCTGGCTGGCAAGGCCTTGGCACCGCTTGACTCCCGCATGCGcgccagccctctgccctggggtgaatttcaccccctaCCCTTAGCAACGGAAGAACCCCCCCAGAGTGACCTAACCAGGCCTCTGCAAGACAGCAGAGCTTCCCCGCAAAGGCGGGGGTCTTGCTCCAGGGCCCAGGGGACCCCCAGGCTGAGGCAACGCCTAGGCctcgccccagccctctgcccggGGGGCGACTTTCGCCCCCGGCCCTTAGCAACACCAGAGCCAGGCAGCCTGCCAGGCCCGGCTGCAGCCTCCAGCAGCCAGAGCGGCAGGGGGCTACTGCTCGTCCCCGTGGGCCCTCTGATGGAGGAGCAGCTTGGTCTTGAAGCTGAAGCTCCTCCCGCACTGGGCGCAGGCGTACGGCTTGAACCGCCGGTGCAGCTTCCGGTGGGCCATGAGGTTGGCCTTGTTGCAGAAGGCGCGGTCGCACTCGGGGCAGGcgtagggccgctccccggtgtgcacCCGCTGGTGCATGAGGAGGTTGCCGTTGCGGCTGAAGCTGCGGCCGCAGTCGGTGCACTTGTGGGAGCGCTCCTGGGGGTGGCTGCGCTGGTGGATCAGCAGGCTCTCCTTCCAGCTGAAGCTGCGCTCGCAGCGGGCGCACACGAAGGGCCTCTCCTCGCGGTGCGCCGCCTCGTGCTGGGCCAGGCTGGCTGGGTCGCCGAAGCTCTGCCCGCACTCGGGGCACCGGTGGGGCGTGTCCCCGGCGTGCTCCTTCCTGTGGGCCAGCAGGGTCCTCCGGTGGCGGAAGCTCTCCCCGCACAGGCTGCAGGCGTGGCCGCCCTCGCCCGCGTGCCCCGCCCGGTGCCGCAGCAGGTCGCCCTTGAGGCAGAAGCCCTTCCCGCACTCGGTGCACGCGTGCCGGCTCGTGCCCCGCCGCTTCTTGTGGGTCAGCAGGTTGCGGCGGTGGCGGAAGCTCTTCCCGCAGGCCCGGCACTCGTGGGGCCCGGCGCCCGGGTGCAGGCGCTGGTGGGCGCTCAGCGAGGCCTCGTCGtcaaagctcttcccgcactcgcAGCAGATGAGGGGGCCC
The Natator depressus isolate rNatDep1 chromosome 2, rNatDep2.hap1, whole genome shotgun sequence DNA segment above includes these coding regions:
- the LOC141983445 gene encoding uncharacterized protein LOC141983445 isoform X1, yielding MRKVDKDATESVGPEMGTLLVFQALVSFEDVAVYFSPEEWALLAEWQQELYREVMMENYELIASLGSAGPKPEMICKMERGEEPHAAAPQGERDRGILDAPSTAGWGRCVKEERLVEGCNEQWAAHTSLAGGAEGFVLEYPALWCEVKPRDLAGDAPQQSPEWEGRDGAFLSGPLATVHPASEGPLICCECGKSFDDEASLSAHQRLHPGAGPHECRACGKSFRHRRNLLTHKKRRGTSRHACTECGKGFCLKGDLLRHRAGHAGEGGHACSLCGESFRHRRTLLAHRKEHAGDTPHRCPECGQSFGDPASLAQHEAAHREERPFVCARCERSFSWKESLLIHQRSHPQERSHKCTDCGRSFSRNGNLLMHQRVHTGERPYACPECDRAFCNKANLMAHRKLHRRFKPYACAQCGRSFSFKTKLLLHQRAHGDEQ
- the LOC141983445 gene encoding uncharacterized protein LOC141983445 isoform X4 — its product is MMENYELIASLGSAGPKPEMICKMERGEEPHAAAPQGERDRGILDAPSTAGWGRCVKEERLVEGCNEQWAAHTSLAGGAEGFVLEYPALWCEVKPRDLAGDAPQQSPEWEGRDGAFLSGPLATVHPASEGPLICCECGKSFDDEASLSAHQRLHPGAGPHECRACGKSFRHRRNLLTHKKRRGTSRHACTECGKGFCLKGDLLRHRAGHAGEGGHACSLCGESFRHRRTLLAHRKEHAGDTPHRCPECGQSFGDPASLAQHEAAHREERPFVCARCERSFSWKESLLIHQRSHPQERSHKCTDCGRSFSRNGNLLMHQRVHTGERPYACPECDRAFCNKANLMAHRKLHRRFKPYACAQCGRSFSFKTKLLLHQRAHGDEQ
- the LOC141983445 gene encoding uncharacterized protein LOC141983445 isoform X3 yields the protein MAKALVSFEDVAVYFSPEEWALLAEWQQELYREVMMENYELIASLGSAGPKPEMICKMERGEEPHAAAPQGERDRGILDAPSTAGWGRCVKEERLVEGCNEQWAAHTSLAGGAEGFVLEYPALWCEVKPRDLAGDAPQQSPEWEGRDGAFLSGPLATVHPASEGPLICCECGKSFDDEASLSAHQRLHPGAGPHECRACGKSFRHRRNLLTHKKRRGTSRHACTECGKGFCLKGDLLRHRAGHAGEGGHACSLCGESFRHRRTLLAHRKEHAGDTPHRCPECGQSFGDPASLAQHEAAHREERPFVCARCERSFSWKESLLIHQRSHPQERSHKCTDCGRSFSRNGNLLMHQRVHTGERPYACPECDRAFCNKANLMAHRKLHRRFKPYACAQCGRSFSFKTKLLLHQRAHGDEQ
- the LOC141983445 gene encoding uncharacterized protein LOC141983445 isoform X2; translation: MAAGSAAQALVSFEDVAVYFSPEEWALLAEWQQELYREVMMENYELIASLGSAGPKPEMICKMERGEEPHAAAPQGERDRGILDAPSTAGWGRCVKEERLVEGCNEQWAAHTSLAGGAEGFVLEYPALWCEVKPRDLAGDAPQQSPEWEGRDGAFLSGPLATVHPASEGPLICCECGKSFDDEASLSAHQRLHPGAGPHECRACGKSFRHRRNLLTHKKRRGTSRHACTECGKGFCLKGDLLRHRAGHAGEGGHACSLCGESFRHRRTLLAHRKEHAGDTPHRCPECGQSFGDPASLAQHEAAHREERPFVCARCERSFSWKESLLIHQRSHPQERSHKCTDCGRSFSRNGNLLMHQRVHTGERPYACPECDRAFCNKANLMAHRKLHRRFKPYACAQCGRSFSFKTKLLLHQRAHGDEQ